The proteins below come from a single Cololabis saira isolate AMF1-May2022 chromosome 2, fColSai1.1, whole genome shotgun sequence genomic window:
- the bloc1s6 gene encoding biogenesis of lysosome-related organelles complex 1 subunit 6 — MEVEEMEEERPSPQRELPHNEDLSVEQEQQLLGLESSAPEENVYVDKKAVDKLAVGLLSHYLPDLQNSKRALQELTQNQLILLDTLDQEVTKFRDCNTLQDLNSLFSEAKVYHNKLVNIRKEMIMLHEKTTKLKKRALKLQQQKQKEMLEKEQQREKELERERQLIAKPAKRT; from the exons ATGGAGGtagaggagatggaggaggagagaccttcACCCCAGAGGGAACTTCCACACAATGAAG ATCTGTCAGTGGAGCAGGAGCAGCAGTTGTTGGGTCTGGAGAGTTCAGCCCCTGAAGAGAACGTGTACGTGGATAAGAAAGCAGTGGACAAGCTCGCAGTGGGATTACTCTCTCACTACCTGCCGGATCTACAGAACTCTAAACGAGCCCTCCAAGAGCTCAC ACAAAATCAGCTGATACTGTTGGACACACTGGATCAAGAAGTCACCAAGTTCAGAGACTGCAACACCTTACAGGACCTTAATTCCCTG TTTTCAGAAGCAAAGGTTTACCACAATAAACTGGTGAACATTAGAAAAGAGATGATTATGCTTCACGAAAAGACGACAAAGCTAAAG AAAAGAGCGTTGAAGCTGCAGCAACAAAAGCAGAAAGAGATGCTGGAGAAGGAGCAGCAACGTGAGAAGGAGCTGGAGAGAGAACGGCAGCTTATTGCCAAACCTGCAAAAAGGACTTAA